A stretch of the Desulfobacter sp. genome encodes the following:
- a CDS encoding replication-associated recombination protein A, whose product MNLFDRQAKEDMAKDAPLADRMRPQTLADMMGQDHITAQGSLLEKSVLADRVFSMILWGPPGCGKTTLANIIANETQSKCVKISAVLSGVKEVRQIIGQAKEDRRLYKKRTLLFVDEIHRFNKAQQDAFLFHVENGLITLIGATTENPSFEVNPALVSRCRVFTLKSLGQDDILVILKRALTDEKKGLGLDENLFSKQALAHIAALCEGDARMALASLETAALHWADKKTIDIQDIKAAVEKKVLRYDKAGEEHFNLISAFIKSLRGSDPDAAIYWLERMLAAGDDPIYMLRRMIRFATEDVGLADPGALTMAMNADASFRRLGRPEGDGSLFQAAVYLATAPKSNAVYAAHKAVKEAVKQHGYTPVPMHIRNAPTGLMKKMGYGKGYQYAHDFKEGFVPQSYLPESMEGTRFYYPSPRGYEKTVKQRLEAWIALKKDAEKSN is encoded by the coding sequence ATGAATCTCTTTGATCGACAGGCCAAGGAAGACATGGCCAAGGACGCACCCCTGGCCGACCGGATGCGCCCCCAAACCCTTGCCGATATGATGGGACAGGACCATATCACGGCCCAGGGCTCTTTGCTGGAAAAATCAGTTCTGGCAGACCGGGTGTTTTCCATGATTCTCTGGGGGCCTCCCGGTTGCGGCAAGACCACATTGGCTAATATCATTGCCAATGAGACCCAGAGCAAGTGTGTAAAAATATCTGCCGTGCTTTCCGGGGTCAAAGAGGTCAGGCAGATCATTGGCCAGGCCAAAGAGGACCGGCGGCTTTACAAGAAGCGGACCCTGCTTTTTGTGGATGAGATCCACCGGTTTAACAAAGCCCAGCAGGATGCCTTTCTCTTTCATGTGGAAAACGGGCTGATCACCCTGATCGGGGCCACCACGGAAAATCCTTCCTTTGAGGTCAATCCGGCCCTGGTTTCCCGGTGCAGGGTCTTTACCCTCAAGAGCCTGGGCCAGGATGACATTCTTGTGATCCTCAAACGGGCCCTGACAGATGAAAAAAAAGGCCTTGGCTTGGACGAAAACCTGTTTTCAAAACAGGCCTTGGCCCATATTGCCGCCCTGTGCGAGGGGGACGCCCGCATGGCCTTGGCCAGCCTTGAAACCGCAGCCCTTCACTGGGCTGATAAAAAAACAATTGATATCCAGGATATAAAAGCGGCCGTTGAAAAGAAAGTCCTGCGCTATGACAAGGCCGGTGAAGAGCATTTTAATCTGATTTCCGCCTTTATCAAAAGCCTGAGAGGTTCTGATCCGGATGCTGCCATCTATTGGCTGGAACGGATGCTGGCCGCAGGCGATGATCCCATTTACATGCTCAGACGGATGATCCGGTTTGCCACAGAAGATGTGGGGCTTGCAGATCCCGGAGCCCTGACCATGGCCATGAATGCAGATGCCTCTTTTCGCCGTCTGGGCCGTCCCGAAGGGGACGGGTCTTTGTTTCAGGCCGCGGTCTATCTGGCCACAGCACCCAAGAGCAATGCCGTGTATGCCGCCCACAAGGCCGTAAAAGAGGCGGTAAAACAACATGGGTACACCCCTGTGCCCATGCATATCCGAAATGCCCCCACAGGGCTGATGAAAAAAATGGGGTATGGCAAAGGGTATCAATATGCCCATGATTTTAAGGAGGGGTTCGTGCCCCAGTCCTATCTGCCCGAATCCATGGAAGGGACCCGGTTTTATTATCCCAGTCCCCGGGGATATGAAAAAACGGTCAAACAGCGTCTTGAAGCCTGGATTGCCCTTAAAAAGGATGCCGAAAAATCTAATTGA